In the genome of Mastomys coucha isolate ucsf_1 unplaced genomic scaffold, UCSF_Mcou_1 pScaffold21, whole genome shotgun sequence, the window ttgttgttgttgttttctttttgaaatggggtttccctgtatagccctggctgtcctggaaataactctgtagaccaggctggccctgaactcagaaatctgcctgtctctgcctcccaagtgctgggattaaaggcgtgtgccaccactgcccgacacaGGAataagcttttaatcccagttaCTTACGATGCTGAGGCAAGAGATTGGCatattcaaagccagcatggactacagagtgagaccacaGCCAGTCTGAGTTACAGAGAAAGATCAAGACACAGAGACACCTCTCTCCCTCAGAGCAGCAGACCTGGAAATCTAGGCACACCTCTGAGTAGGAGGCGGCTCTTGGGTAGGGTGGAGGATCCCAGTCATCCCTGTCCTTGTCAATACTTACCGATGCCAATGCTGAGGAAACTAAAGATGAAATCTATCTTGTTCAAGCGGCGGCAGACTGGTCGGAAGGAGAGGAACATggtgggcaggaggaggaggcataGTGCCAGGGCCAGAAATATGAAGCCCTTGCTCATGTGAATGTAAACTGGGGAGGAGAGTCGGAGAAATAACTACAGttacccccatctctctctctctctctctctctctctctctctctctctctctctctctctctctctctctctctctctctctctcttctttctcttatacCATGAGGAGCTGAACCTAAATACTCCAGCGGCTGGGAAGGAGTACCATTACAAGGCCTGCCTGAGCAGTTTAGCGACACATAGTTCTTATCTGTGTAACAATACAAGGTAAAAAGCAGTCTGGAAATCCTGGGGTTGTGGCTTcattggcagaatgcttgcccagcTCGTGTGCAGTCCTGCATTTCATCCTCAGCACTTGGCTGAGCTGAGTGCAGCATCACATGCCAGGGATACCCGCACTTGGTAGAAGcatcagaaactcaaggttatCCACAGCTACACATtgagctggaggctagcctgggctccatcagaccctgtctcaaacatggCAGAGGATGGCAATGTAGCTCAGTAACTGTCTAGAATCCATCCCCCAATGAGGGACTGTGGCATGGTTCAGaggtagagcatctgcctagaattCTCCAATGAGGTtcttccaggtgtgtgtgtgtgtaaggctctGAGTTCTAGCCTCAGCAATCCCCTatccacccaccccccaaaaaaaaacgaaaagaaaaaaaaatcacctccacTCACATTACCAAAATCACTACCTAGAAATTCTAAAATAACTCTACTACCACTCATGAATTATTCACCAACAATGATGCCCCCCGTGAGCCCTAACCTACTCCCCCAGAGAGACACCTGAGAGAGTGCCAGTGGCCTACCCCCAGAGTCACCTTTAGCACCCATTACAAGGACACCCAGTCTATTTATACACTGACCAGTGAATTGGCCCACGTTGGCACACTTATGCCTCCTGCAGTCAATCCAGAGGCCGATGAAGCCAGTGTATGGACCATGCACATAGGCTATCCGACCATCCAACACGCTGAACACCAACAAAGTTGCCAGGACGATGAAGACGAGGGACCAGCCACGTAGGACCAACTTTCGGTCTTCCTCCCAGGAATAGAGCAGGTCagctggggagggagaaaggtcGGGGGACCTGGattttttctccatctctctcgaTGCATACCAACCTtcatcctctgcctcctttccATTTCCCCTCTCATCTACAGCCAGTTCCTGTGGAAGCTGTTTGCAGCTCATCTCCAACACCACTTCAACTCTTTCCATTCTGATGCACTGGCCTCTTCTGATGCAGTTCACCTATCTCAAACTCCACCATCATTAAGTATGCTTGAACAGATGCAGAAATGAACGAGTGCATGAATGAACTCACGAGGGGATGAATGCATGCTTCCACTCTTGTCCTTTAGAGCAAAGAACAGTGTAGTTTCAGAGCAACTCCAGCACAGACACCTTGGACTCAGAGGTGGACAATTGATCATCAAATCCTCGGTTAGCCTGGATTTGGGCTAGCCTGGCCTTCCTGGAGCTCAcagggcacacatgcacacacccaggtCAAATGTGCTAATTGCCATGAGAACTGAAATAGTCTAGATGCTTAACAAGAGGGGATCTGTCTAAGACCTTCAACAGCAAGTAGGTGCTAAAGGCTaggtttttctccttctctgtaacAGAACCCATGCTGAACtcttgatgttttaatttttgagacaaagtctccctATGTAGGTTTCACTGGCCTGAATACACTATGTGCACCAATCGGACCTGGAACcaacagagatccaccagcccctgcctcctaagttctgggatcaaTGGTGTGCACCAAAATATGCATCTGCCAAGCTGAACCCTTAATGAGGCTCAAAGGAAAGAAGTGACATTTTCTGGTTGCTGTTTCTTGAGAAAGGGGTTCACATAGGCCCAAACTGGGTTAACCTCAAAATGTATGTAGCTCAGGATCATCTTacacttctgaccttcctgccacCACTTCCCCAATGCAGGGATGACTGGCAGGCACCATTGTGCCTTGTTTGTGCCAGGCTGGGGACGAGCCCAGGGCTTGCATGCTAAACGAACAGTCTACTGAACTACAGCCCCAGCCCTCTGGTTTTGCAGTTTTTCTTTGAGGGCTTgtttggcgtgtgtgtgtgtgtgtgtgtgtgtgtgtgtgtgtatgtgtgtgtgtgtgtgtgtgtgtgcttacatttgtttgtctgtatgtttTTGTATGCAGGAAGGGGAAGCATGAGTGCCTTAGaacacatgtagaagtcagaccTAGGGAGGCAGATCTgtttttccaccatgtggattccagtCAGCATcaactcaggccctcaggcttggcagcaagttgtctttaccagctgagccattgTCCTGACCTGGgttgtgcttacagataggatTTCAATATttggcctggaacccactatgCAGGCCAGACTGACTTCCACATTCTGGTGATGCCCCTGCTTCAGCATAATGAGTCTTGGTTTTACAGGGGTGTGTCATCTAGTCCAGCAAGTGTTTACAATGTAAACCACTGTGgcttaattttgaaattaaaaaaattagtagtAACCAAACAAACATCTCAACTATGGGATATATCACATTCTGCTCCATTTTATAATACAGCTTGCTCTTAGATTTTAGTGTAGAGGCAGGGTCCTagctagaactcactatgtatatcaggctggccttgaactcaaagtgatctgcctgcctctgcctcctgagtaccaggCACTACCACACCTTGCTCCGAGATGCAGTCTTAGCACCTTTTAAACTAGAATGCATCATATAATCAGGTACATCTCAAAAATCATCTTtgacctttaaaataaaagtcaataacATTTACTAAGGCCAGgtgtagtgatgcacacctttaatcctagcactctagaggcagagacaaagagatctctgtgagttcgagaccagcctggtccacagagtgaattccaggccagccagggctgtgtagagaaaccctgtcttgaaacgacaagcaaacaaaagaataacACCTGGATTCTCAATATTACACGATCACCGGAATCTGACCaagcttggcatggtggcacctgCTCGTCATTTTGGCACTTGAGAAACTGATGCAGGAAGATTGTCTTGAATTTAAGGCCAACTTGAGCTACACGGTGAGACTAGGCATAGCCATAGCTAGATAGAAagacaattaattaatttaattaataagagGCCAACAAGATAGGGCTTAACAGGTGCAAGCTTTTACCACCAAGGCTAATGACCTGACCTTAGAGTCCCTacaacccacatggtgggagaaaATCTGACTCTCATAATTTATCCTTTGACTTGCACACATTCCCTGTTGTtctcaaccaccaccaccaccaccacacacacacacacacacacacacacgtaggaGCTATCAAGTATGCTCAGAGTTAAGAGCACAGATGGATCTTGCTAAGAGTCAGTGTTCAGCACTCCCTGCCTAGTAGTTCAGACCCAGAGAccctgacactctcttctggcctctacaagcacatggtgcacatacagatacataagCACTCGcacatcacacaaggaaatataaatggaggctgaagagaagactcagcagt includes:
- the LOC116102112 gene encoding uncharacterized protein LOC116102112 isoform X1, whose translation is MERVEVVLEMSCKQLPQELAVDERGNGKEAEDEGWYASREMEKKSRSPDLSPSPADLLYSWEEDRKLVLRGWSLVFIVLATLLVFSVLDGRIAYVHGPYTGFIGLWIDCRRHKCANVGQFTVYIHMSKGFIFLALALCLLLLPTMFLSFRPVCRRLNKIDFIFSFLSIGIGLLILLSLTLFVVNCNRLRPRPQVSYQLAFYLCWCSSFLMLWAGTLSFLNQVRMWSYSTPLIERRLSYFRWASRHHSLQLQQQSILDRNLSAHELSAVSSLENYQGTPQQSDTATSQDTDESPRPDAFTSVPVAQFPSSLP